In Lentibacillus amyloliquefaciens, one DNA window encodes the following:
- a CDS encoding ComF family protein: MNCLWCDTDIIPEISWKTIIQPPERKKLCPSCEDQLQILQGKRCSTCSRESEEEMCSDCRRWKLSRHDAPLEWNYSVFTYNDRMQEMISRWKYRGDYSLGNAFENYYRKAFSRIVSFLPKDTAAVPIPLSEERIKERGFNQSGMLAGFLPLETVELLVRTHSEKQSKRTRRERITAENPFRTEQTFNKPVILADDIYTTGTTLHHAAFILKRNGCPAVYALTLIRG; the protein is encoded by the coding sequence ATGAATTGTTTATGGTGTGATACCGATATTATACCGGAAATCAGCTGGAAAACGATTATTCAGCCGCCCGAACGCAAGAAGCTGTGCCCCTCCTGTGAGGATCAACTGCAGATTCTGCAAGGTAAAAGATGCAGCACATGCAGCAGGGAAAGTGAAGAGGAGATGTGTTCTGATTGCAGGCGGTGGAAACTTAGTAGACATGATGCCCCGCTGGAATGGAATTATTCGGTGTTTACATATAATGACAGGATGCAAGAGATGATTTCAAGATGGAAATACCGGGGCGATTATTCGCTTGGCAATGCGTTTGAAAACTATTACCGGAAAGCATTTAGCCGAATAGTTTCCTTTCTTCCCAAAGACACTGCAGCTGTTCCGATTCCATTAAGTGAGGAACGCATTAAAGAGAGAGGGTTCAATCAATCCGGGATGCTGGCAGGGTTTTTACCGCTTGAAACAGTCGAATTACTGGTACGCACCCACAGTGAGAAGCAATCAAAACGAACGCGCCGTGAGCGTATAACAGCCGAAAATCCATTCAGGACGGAACAGACATTCAACAAACCGGTCATTCTTGCCGATGATATTTATACTACCGGAACAACATTGCACCACGCCGCTTTTATTTTAAAAAGGAACGGCTGCCCGGCTGTCTATGCTCTGACATTAATTCGTGGATAA
- the hpf gene encoding ribosome hibernation-promoting factor, HPF/YfiA family, translating into MKYNIRGENIEVTGAIREYVEKKVGKLARYFDAEPSSDVNVNLSVYNDEQQIEVTIPMPNLLLRAEVQHLDLYAAIDLVVDKLERQIRKYKTKVNRKFRQEGSPKHIFAELEKEAALENEQAESDEVEIVRKKQFDLKPMDSEEAVLQMDMLGHAFYVFTNAVSGDTNVVYRRKDGKYGLIEPTS; encoded by the coding sequence ATGAAGTACAACATTCGTGGTGAAAATATTGAGGTGACCGGAGCAATTCGGGAATATGTCGAAAAGAAAGTCGGCAAACTCGCCAGATATTTTGATGCAGAGCCATCATCGGATGTGAACGTCAACTTGAGTGTCTATAACGATGAACAGCAAATTGAGGTTACGATTCCAATGCCAAATCTACTCCTCCGGGCCGAAGTGCAGCATCTTGATCTATATGCAGCCATCGACTTGGTAGTAGATAAATTGGAACGGCAAATCCGCAAGTACAAAACAAAAGTAAATCGCAAATTTAGACAAGAAGGTTCTCCGAAACATATATTTGCAGAATTGGAAAAAGAAGCTGCATTGGAAAATGAGCAAGCCGAATCAGACGAAGTTGAAATTGTCCGCAAAAAGCAATTTGATCTGAAACCAATGGATTCTGAAGAGGCCGTGCTGCAGATGGACATGCTGGGACATGCTTTTTATGTATTTACCAACGCCGTTTCAGGTGATACAAATGTTGTTTATCGCCGGAAAGACGGTAAATATGGTTTAATTGAACCTACCAGTTAA
- a CDS encoding DEAD/DEAH box helicase — MGRVMECLSLYEWTGHDYQWPSHTDACTWTGNLTAAQQKASNQITEAISHSRKELLIWAVCGAGKTEMLYPGIAEALKLRKRICIATPRADVVRELLPRLRAAFSDIYIQGLYGGSLEKDGTAQLIIATTHQLLRYSNAFDVMIIDEVDAFPYTKDPTLPFTTERARNKTGTTIYLTATPRKDYKRRMTEKKLPYLFVPRRFHNHPLPVPSLQMCFSLKKNLANSQLPDPFYKWFSRRKNAYRQLLIFVPTISLAETMTQKLANRLSQFDIMAVHASDENREEKVQAFRDKQYQILVTTTILERGVTFPSVDVAVLDAGHTVFDEAALVQIAGRAGRSPDDPDGEVVFFHDGKTEAMTEAVRSIIKMNKRGGFH, encoded by the coding sequence ATGGGCCGGGTCATGGAATGCTTATCATTATATGAATGGACAGGTCATGATTACCAATGGCCAAGTCACACGGATGCCTGTACATGGACGGGAAACTTGACCGCAGCGCAGCAGAAAGCGTCGAATCAAATAACCGAAGCCATTAGCCACAGTAGAAAAGAGCTCCTCATATGGGCGGTTTGTGGTGCCGGTAAAACAGAGATGCTTTATCCCGGCATAGCCGAAGCCCTTAAACTTAGAAAAAGAATATGCATTGCCACACCGAGGGCAGATGTGGTGAGGGAATTATTGCCAAGGCTGCGCGCGGCATTTTCCGATATTTATATCCAAGGCTTGTATGGCGGAAGTCTGGAAAAAGACGGAACAGCTCAGCTTATTATCGCAACAACTCATCAGCTGTTGCGTTACAGTAATGCATTCGATGTCATGATTATTGATGAGGTTGACGCATTTCCGTATACAAAAGACCCAACCCTCCCATTTACCACCGAGCGCGCCAGAAACAAAACCGGTACGACGATTTATTTAACAGCCACCCCCAGGAAAGACTATAAGAGACGAATGACGGAAAAGAAACTGCCTTATTTATTTGTCCCCAGACGTTTTCATAACCATCCATTGCCAGTACCCAGCCTGCAAATGTGTTTTTCATTAAAGAAAAACCTAGCGAATTCTCAGCTTCCTGACCCATTTTATAAATGGTTTTCCCGGCGCAAGAACGCTTATCGGCAATTGCTCATATTTGTTCCGACCATCAGCCTGGCCGAAACCATGACGCAAAAACTAGCAAACCGTCTCTCTCAATTTGATATTATGGCAGTCCATGCTTCTGATGAGAACCGGGAGGAAAAAGTTCAGGCCTTTCGGGATAAACAATACCAAATACTTGTTACAACCACCATTTTGGAGCGTGGGGTGACTTTTCCATCGGTGGATGTGGCGGTTCTTGACGCAGGTCACACGGTTTTTGATGAAGCAGCACTTGTACAAATTGCCGGCAGAGCAGGCAGAAGCCCGGATGATCCGGATGGAGAAGTTGTTTTCTTCCATGACGGGAAAACTGAAGCAATGACAGAAGCGGTCAGATCCATTATCAAAATGAACAAGCGGGGAGGGTTTCACTAG
- the secA gene encoding preprotein translocase subunit SecA — protein sequence MAGLLTKIFGDGNKKQLSKLQRKVSQIEDMEPEMERLSDSDLSRKTEEFKERYANGETLDELLVEAYAVVREGAKRVLGMRPFPVQLSGAIALHEGNIAEMKTGEGKTLASTMPAYLNALSGEGVHIITVNDYLADRDAEDMGELYNFLGLTVGLNGNGMTKEEKREAYNSDITYGTNNEFGFDYLRDNMVLYKEQMVQRSLNFAIIDEVDSILIDEARTPLIISGSAQKSASMYQQANGFVRTLNKDTDYTYDEKTKGVQLTEEGINKAERYFSIENLFDLNHVSLTHHINQALKAHVSMHRDTDYVVQEGEVVIVDQFTGRLMKGRRYSDGLHQAIEAKEGMQIQNESMTLASITFQNFFRMYQKLSGMTGTAKTEEEEFRNIYNMDVIAIPTNEPIIRDDKADMIYKSVEGKFQAVAEDIKDRYEAGQPVLVGTVAVETSELISKLLKKSGVPHNILNAKNHYREAEIIENAGQKGAITIATNMAGRGTDIKLGEGVTDRGGLAVIGTERHESRRIDNQLRGRSGRQGDPGMSQFYLSMEDELMRRFGSENMRNMMERMGMDDTQPIESKMVSRAVESAQKRVEGNNFDARKTVLSYDDVLRQQREIIYKQRFDVIEANEDLSEIVQEMIKSSIERVVSANTQDDLDENWELESIIEYVHGNLLNPDDISSDDIKGKEPEEITELILDKVKARYEEKEEELTPEQMREFEKVIVLRTVDTKWMDHIDQMDQLRQGIHLRAYGQNDPLQEYQAEGFQMFEEMIVEIEEEVSKYVMKAEIRDNLQRQEVAKNTQAVSGGQNQDEKKKSRKPYVKSENTGRNEPCPCGSGKKYKHCHGA from the coding sequence ATGGCAGGATTATTGACTAAAATTTTTGGTGACGGTAATAAAAAACAATTAAGCAAACTACAGCGAAAAGTTTCTCAAATTGAAGATATGGAGCCCGAAATGGAAAGGTTATCCGATTCTGATCTCAGCCGGAAAACTGAGGAATTCAAGGAACGCTATGCCAATGGCGAAACCTTGGATGAATTGCTGGTGGAAGCCTATGCTGTTGTGCGTGAGGGGGCCAAACGTGTGCTGGGCATGCGTCCTTTTCCTGTTCAGCTGTCGGGTGCCATTGCGTTGCACGAAGGCAATATTGCCGAAATGAAAACAGGTGAAGGTAAAACATTGGCATCGACCATGCCGGCATATTTAAATGCCCTTTCCGGGGAAGGCGTCCATATTATTACGGTCAATGATTATTTGGCTGACCGTGATGCGGAAGATATGGGCGAATTGTACAACTTCCTTGGTCTGACTGTTGGCTTGAACGGCAATGGAATGACAAAGGAAGAAAAACGTGAAGCATATAACAGTGACATCACGTACGGTACGAACAACGAATTTGGTTTTGATTATCTGCGTGATAATATGGTTCTTTATAAAGAGCAGATGGTACAGCGTTCCCTGAATTTCGCCATTATTGATGAAGTTGACTCAATTTTGATTGATGAAGCACGAACCCCGCTGATCATTTCCGGTTCTGCTCAAAAGTCTGCCTCAATGTATCAGCAGGCAAATGGTTTTGTCAGGACGCTGAACAAAGATACAGATTATACCTATGATGAAAAAACAAAGGGTGTACAACTGACGGAAGAAGGCATAAATAAAGCAGAACGTTATTTCAGTATTGAAAATCTGTTTGATTTAAACCATGTTTCCTTAACACACCATATTAACCAAGCTCTGAAAGCACACGTATCGATGCATCGTGACACGGATTATGTTGTTCAGGAAGGCGAAGTTGTCATTGTTGACCAGTTTACCGGCCGCCTGATGAAAGGACGCCGCTACAGTGATGGTCTTCATCAGGCAATTGAAGCTAAAGAAGGCATGCAGATTCAGAATGAGAGCATGACGCTCGCTTCAATCACATTCCAGAACTTTTTCCGGATGTATCAGAAGTTGTCCGGCATGACCGGTACAGCTAAAACTGAGGAAGAAGAATTCCGCAACATTTATAATATGGACGTTATTGCAATACCGACGAATGAACCGATAATTCGTGATGACAAAGCGGATATGATTTATAAGTCTGTGGAAGGCAAATTCCAGGCGGTTGCCGAGGATATTAAAGACCGCTATGAAGCCGGGCAGCCTGTTTTGGTAGGTACTGTTGCGGTTGAAACGTCAGAACTGATATCTAAGCTCTTGAAGAAATCAGGCGTCCCGCATAATATTTTAAATGCAAAAAACCACTATCGTGAAGCAGAGATTATTGAGAATGCGGGTCAAAAAGGTGCGATTACAATTGCAACGAACATGGCCGGCCGCGGTACCGACATCAAACTTGGTGAAGGTGTAACGGATCGTGGTGGACTGGCTGTCATTGGTACCGAACGACATGAGTCCCGACGCATCGATAATCAGCTGCGCGGTCGTTCAGGACGTCAAGGTGACCCTGGCATGTCTCAGTTTTATCTTTCCATGGAAGACGAGCTGATGCGACGCTTTGGTTCTGAAAACATGCGCAACATGATGGAACGTATGGGTATGGACGACACACAGCCGATTGAAAGCAAGATGGTTTCACGAGCTGTTGAATCTGCTCAGAAGCGTGTGGAAGGCAATAATTTTGATGCCCGGAAAACAGTCTTGTCGTATGATGATGTCCTGAGACAGCAACGTGAAATCATTTATAAACAACGGTTTGACGTCATTGAAGCAAATGAAGATCTGAGTGAAATTGTCCAGGAGATGATTAAATCATCAATTGAACGTGTGGTTAGTGCGAATACGCAAGATGACCTTGACGAAAATTGGGAACTGGAATCCATCATCGAATATGTTCACGGCAATTTGCTGAATCCTGATGATATTTCGTCAGACGATATTAAAGGCAAAGAACCTGAAGAGATAACAGAATTGATTCTGGATAAAGTTAAAGCACGCTATGAGGAAAAGGAAGAGGAATTGACGCCTGAACAAATGCGTGAGTTCGAAAAAGTAATCGTCTTGCGTACAGTGGATACGAAGTGGATGGACCATATTGATCAGATGGATCAGCTGCGCCAGGGTATTCATCTGCGGGCTTATGGCCAAAACGATCCGTTACAGGAATACCAGGCTGAAGGCTTTCAAATGTTTGAAGAAATGATTGTTGAGATCGAGGAAGAAGTTTCCAAATACGTTATGAAAGCGGAAATTCGTGACAATCTGCAGCGTCAGGAAGTTGCGAAAAATACTCAGGCCGTTTCCGGCGGGCAAAATCAAGATGAAAAGAAAAAGAGCCGCAAGCCATATGTGAAATCGGAAAACACTGGCCGTAATGAGCCATGCCCATGCGGCAGCGGTAAGAAATACAAACATTGCCATGGTGCATAA
- a CDS encoding DegV family protein has product MKIAVMTDSTSYIPGELIDKHNIHIVPLSVVFGDTSYREGTDITTEEFYQKVKEAEELPKTSQPSIGMISNKLEELAKDYDAVVSVHLSSGISGTYQAVASAGEMIDAIDVYPYDSELSCMGQGFYVLEAAELSEVLDTPEAIIARLDEMKKSTRAYFMADDLSHLQRGGRLNGAQAIVGSLLQVKPVLHFVDKKIVPFEKIRTRKKALNRIMGMIEEEAAQGKKLKVAFIHANNESAAAELKEQFDADYPGMDTMISYFGPVIGTHLGEGALGVCWYTKA; this is encoded by the coding sequence ATGAAGATTGCCGTAATGACTGATAGCACATCATATATTCCCGGAGAATTAATCGATAAGCATAACATTCATATCGTCCCGCTCAGTGTCGTGTTTGGTGATACATCATACCGTGAAGGCACTGATATCACGACTGAGGAATTTTATCAAAAAGTTAAAGAAGCTGAGGAATTGCCGAAAACATCTCAGCCGTCAATTGGAATGATATCCAATAAGCTTGAGGAATTGGCAAAGGACTATGATGCAGTCGTCTCGGTTCATTTGTCGAGCGGAATCAGCGGCACATACCAGGCCGTTGCCAGTGCAGGTGAAATGATTGATGCGATTGACGTTTATCCGTATGATTCTGAGCTGAGCTGCATGGGTCAGGGTTTTTATGTGCTGGAGGCGGCAGAGCTGTCTGAGGTACTGGATACGCCTGAGGCAATTATTGCTCGTCTTGACGAAATGAAAAAATCAACTCGTGCTTATTTTATGGCTGATGATTTAAGCCACTTGCAGCGCGGCGGCCGTCTGAACGGCGCCCAGGCAATCGTGGGAAGCCTGCTTCAGGTAAAACCGGTGCTTCACTTTGTTGATAAAAAGATTGTGCCCTTTGAAAAAATCAGGACACGGAAAAAAGCGTTAAACCGGATTATGGGCATGATTGAAGAAGAAGCGGCACAGGGGAAAAAGCTTAAAGTTGCTTTCATTCATGCCAATAATGAATCAGCGGCTGCTGAACTGAAAGAGCAATTTGACGCTGATTATCCCGGGATGGATACGATGATCAGTTATTTCGGCCCGGTAATCGGAACCCACCTCGGAGAAGGTGCTCTCGGTGTCTGCTGGTATACAAAAGCATAA